A genomic stretch from Frigoribacterium sp. PvP032 includes:
- the arfB gene encoding alternative ribosome rescue aminoacyl-tRNA hydrolase ArfB produces the protein MDLVVSRALTVPAAELVWRFSRSSGPGGQHVNTSDSRVQLSWDVASSAALSDDQRDLLLARLGGRLVGGVLTVTSSEQRSQLRNRETALAKLAEVVAAGLAPDAAPRRPTRRTRGSDRRRLTAKNERSATKQQRRRPSDD, from the coding sequence ATGGACCTCGTCGTGTCGCGCGCGCTCACCGTGCCCGCGGCAGAGCTCGTCTGGCGTTTCTCGCGCTCGTCAGGACCGGGAGGCCAGCACGTGAACACGTCCGACAGCCGGGTGCAGCTCTCGTGGGACGTCGCCTCCTCCGCGGCCCTCAGCGACGATCAGCGCGATCTGCTGCTGGCGCGGCTCGGCGGCCGGCTCGTCGGCGGGGTGCTGACGGTCACGTCGTCCGAGCAGCGGTCGCAGCTGCGCAACCGCGAGACCGCGCTGGCGAAGCTCGCCGAGGTCGTCGCTGCGGGACTCGCTCCCGACGCGGCGCCTCGGCGTCCGACCCGGCGCACCCGCGGCTCGGACCGCCGCCGGCTCACTGCGAAGAACGAGCGCTCGGCCACGAAGCAGCAGCGCCGCCGCCCGTCGGACGACTAG
- a CDS encoding TetR/AcrR family transcriptional regulator yields MPTPDRTSLEAIVTAARDLLETEGLAGLTMQAVAQRVGVRAPSLYKRVQGRDQLVQLVAEATLEEVGVRLEQSADLGDLVDRFRAFGHERPAAFQLVMTPGPGVPTARPEFGAATSRPILRHAGALAGEDRALEAARTVTAWAAGFVSMELAGGFGLGGDVDAAWRFGAERIVAAVSTAA; encoded by the coding sequence ATGCCGACTCCCGACCGCACCTCCTTGGAGGCCATCGTCACCGCCGCCCGCGACCTGCTCGAGACGGAGGGGCTGGCCGGCCTCACCATGCAGGCCGTGGCCCAGCGGGTCGGCGTGCGCGCCCCCTCCTTGTACAAGCGCGTGCAGGGCAGGGACCAGCTCGTGCAGCTGGTGGCGGAGGCGACCCTCGAGGAGGTGGGCGTCCGGCTCGAGCAGAGCGCCGACCTGGGCGACCTGGTCGACCGGTTCCGCGCCTTCGGGCACGAGCGGCCGGCGGCGTTCCAGCTGGTGATGACGCCGGGGCCGGGCGTCCCGACCGCGCGGCCCGAGTTCGGGGCGGCTACGAGCCGGCCGATCCTGCGTCACGCGGGTGCGCTCGCGGGCGAGGACAGGGCGCTGGAGGCGGCGCGCACGGTGACCGCGTGGGCCGCCGGCTTCGTGAGCATGGAGCTCGCCGGCGGCTTCGGCCTCGGCGGCGACGTCGACGCCGCCTGGCGGTTCGGGGCCGAGCGGATCGTGGCGGCGGTGTCGACGGCGGCGTGA
- a CDS encoding MBL fold metallo-hydrolase, with protein MKISEHVHRLGNDIVASYLVVTPEGVTAVDAGLPGHRRELLAELALLGLGPADVAGVVLTHGDSDHVGFAEWLRREHGVPVYVHPADASRAKGGGKPAGLKQQMKIGAMLGFLTYFVRKGGARSAWLTEVVEVHDGDVLDLPGSPRVISVPGHSEGSVAVHVPLADALFVGDALTTRHVLTGAEGPQPAPFTDEPERAVASLRALVDTGATWVLPGHGAPWGGGVAAAVAAVEAAAAHRA; from the coding sequence ATGAAGATCAGCGAGCACGTCCACCGCCTCGGCAACGACATCGTCGCCTCCTACCTCGTCGTCACGCCCGAGGGCGTCACGGCGGTCGACGCCGGCCTGCCCGGCCACCGCCGCGAGCTGCTCGCCGAGCTCGCCCTGCTCGGCCTCGGCCCGGCCGACGTCGCCGGGGTCGTGCTGACGCACGGCGACTCCGACCACGTGGGCTTCGCCGAGTGGCTGCGCCGCGAGCACGGCGTGCCGGTGTACGTCCACCCGGCCGACGCCTCCCGCGCGAAGGGCGGCGGCAAGCCGGCTGGCCTCAAGCAGCAGATGAAGATCGGGGCGATGCTCGGGTTCCTCACCTACTTCGTCCGCAAGGGCGGCGCGCGGTCCGCGTGGCTCACCGAGGTGGTCGAGGTGCACGACGGCGACGTGCTCGACCTGCCCGGCTCGCCGCGCGTGATCAGCGTGCCCGGACACTCGGAGGGCAGCGTCGCCGTGCACGTGCCCCTCGCCGACGCGCTCTTCGTGGGCGACGCCCTCACGACCCGCCACGTGCTCACCGGTGCCGAGGGGCCCCAGCCGGCGCCCTTCACGGACGAGCCCGAGCGCGCCGTCGCGTCGCTGCGGGCCCTGGTCGACACCGGGGCGACGTGGGTGCTGCCCGGACACGGCGCGCCCTGGGGCGGAGGAGTCGCCGCCGCGGTCGCCGCCGTCGAGGCCGCCGCCGCGCACCGCGCCTGA
- a CDS encoding glycoside hydrolase family 6 protein — protein sequence MIDLARAGVVAGAVVALAAGLVVAPPASSSRVSTAEAAEAAAPRTTATTTSSTIRTASAATVFKGGLHVEQQGPAAIAATQLAAQGRTADAAAARTIAAQPIAIWLGSWYDDAMLVKVIQRNLAAAEKKGTTPVFVTYDIPGRDCGGHSSGGAANDAAYLAWNQKVATALAGHRAVVLVEPDSLGHLSSCPAMTTTRTATIASAVAAFSRAGVPAYLDGGNSNWVKPADMAARLRAAGIGKARGFYTNVANYYTVDQERAYAEKVSAATGGARYVIDVGRNGRGWKGTWCNAPGAGLGQTPRVATSGTTRLDALLWVKTPGASDGTCGGGPAAGTWFPSYATALVANRR from the coding sequence GTGATCGACCTCGCCCGCGCGGGCGTCGTCGCCGGGGCCGTCGTCGCGCTCGCGGCCGGTCTCGTCGTCGCGCCCCCCGCCTCCTCGTCCCGTGTCTCGACCGCGGAGGCTGCGGAGGCCGCGGCTCCCCGCACGACCGCGACCACCACCTCCTCGACGATCCGCACCGCGTCGGCCGCGACCGTCTTCAAGGGCGGGCTGCACGTCGAGCAGCAAGGCCCGGCGGCCATCGCCGCGACCCAGCTCGCCGCCCAGGGGCGCACCGCCGACGCCGCCGCTGCCCGCACGATCGCGGCGCAGCCGATCGCGATCTGGCTCGGCTCCTGGTACGACGACGCGATGCTGGTGAAGGTGATCCAGCGCAACCTGGCGGCCGCCGAGAAGAAGGGCACGACGCCGGTCTTCGTCACCTACGACATCCCCGGCCGCGACTGCGGCGGGCACTCTTCAGGAGGCGCGGCGAACGACGCCGCCTACCTGGCCTGGAACCAGAAGGTCGCGACGGCACTCGCGGGGCACCGTGCCGTCGTGCTGGTCGAGCCCGACTCGCTGGGGCACCTCAGCTCGTGCCCGGCGATGACCACGACCCGGACCGCGACCATCGCGAGCGCCGTCGCCGCGTTCTCGCGCGCCGGGGTTCCCGCGTACCTCGACGGGGGCAACTCGAACTGGGTGAAGCCCGCCGACATGGCCGCGCGGCTGAGGGCGGCGGGGATCGGGAAGGCGAGGGGCTTCTACACGAACGTCGCGAACTACTACACGGTCGACCAGGAGAGGGCCTACGCCGAGAAGGTCTCCGCCGCGACGGGCGGGGCCAGGTACGTGATCGACGTCGGGCGGAACGGGCGCGGCTGGAAGGGCACCTGGTGCAACGCTCCCGGCGCGGGGCTCGGACAGACGCCGCGCGTGGCGACGTCCGGGACGACCCGGCTCGACGCCCTGCTCTGGGTCAAGACGCCCGGCGCGAGCGACGGCACCTGCGGCGGCGGGCCGGCGGCGGGCACGTGGTTCCCGTCGTACGCGACGGCGTTGGTCGCGAACCGGCGCTGA
- a CDS encoding Gfo/Idh/MocA family protein → MTGAGRTGRVGVGVIGAGVISGTYLENMTRFPDLEVLFVADLIADRARSRAEEYGVPGHGTVEELLAIDEIEIVVNLTIPAVHAEVGRQVVAAGKSVWSEKPLALDHTSGSDLLAAADAAGVRVACAPDTVLGAGIQSAMRAIARGDIGEPLTATTLFHVPGPDAWHPDPEFLFAKGAGPLFDMGPYYVTTLVHAFGAASSVSAVSSTSRTTRSIGSGPRAGTEFPVEVPTHHAALISFEGGQSAQSTFSFQNALPRMGFVEISGTEGTIVLPDPNTFEGDSTIWRFGQDEPSTLAAAGSTYGRGSGVLDLARALRGGDAERASGAVASHVLDVLLAVSEAAESRSVVEVASTVAKPEPLAEAWDPSEPTL, encoded by the coding sequence GTGACCGGCGCCGGCCGCACGGGTCGCGTCGGCGTCGGCGTCATCGGCGCGGGCGTCATCAGCGGCACGTACCTCGAGAACATGACGAGGTTCCCCGACCTCGAGGTCCTCTTCGTCGCCGACCTGATCGCCGACCGCGCCCGCTCGCGCGCCGAGGAGTACGGCGTGCCCGGCCACGGCACTGTCGAGGAGCTGCTCGCGATCGACGAGATCGAGATCGTCGTCAACCTGACGATCCCCGCCGTGCACGCCGAGGTCGGTCGTCAGGTCGTCGCCGCCGGCAAGAGCGTCTGGAGCGAGAAGCCGCTCGCCCTCGACCACACGTCGGGCAGCGACCTGCTGGCCGCGGCCGACGCCGCAGGGGTCAGGGTCGCCTGCGCGCCCGACACCGTGCTCGGCGCCGGCATCCAGTCGGCGATGCGCGCCATCGCTCGCGGCGACATCGGCGAGCCGCTGACCGCGACGACGCTGTTCCACGTGCCGGGGCCGGACGCGTGGCACCCGGACCCCGAGTTCCTCTTCGCGAAGGGCGCGGGCCCGCTGTTCGACATGGGCCCCTACTACGTGACGACGCTCGTGCACGCGTTCGGCGCCGCCAGCTCGGTCAGCGCCGTCTCGTCGACGTCGCGCACGACCCGCTCGATCGGCAGCGGCCCCCGCGCCGGCACCGAGTTCCCCGTCGAGGTGCCGACGCACCACGCGGCGCTCATCTCGTTCGAGGGCGGGCAGTCGGCGCAGTCGACCTTCTCGTTCCAGAACGCGCTGCCCCGCATGGGCTTCGTCGAGATCAGCGGCACCGAGGGCACCATCGTGCTCCCAGACCCGAACACCTTCGAGGGCGACTCGACGATCTGGCGCTTCGGCCAGGACGAGCCGAGCACCCTCGCGGCAGCCGGCTCGACGTACGGACGCGGCTCGGGCGTGCTCGACCTCGCCCGTGCGCTGCGCGGCGGCGACGCCGAGCGTGCCAGCGGCGCGGTCGCGTCGCACGTGCTCGACGTGCTGCTCGCCGTCAGCGAGGCCGCGGAGTCGCGCTCGGTCGTCGAGGTCGCCTCGACGGTCGCGAAGCCGGAGCCGCTCGCCGAGGCCTGGGACCCGTCGGAGCCGACCCTCTAG
- a CDS encoding sugar phosphate isomerase/epimerase has protein sequence MTSSPSVQLYTVRDAISADLQGAVARVAEIGFTKVEPYDFVARADELEKAFAASGVTAPSAHAPVIDSTEPERAFAAAAQLGVGTVIDPFIPSDRWQTADDARAIADRVNELQVQAAAAGLAFGYHNHQWEFANKVDGRPVYEFFLERLNDDVVLEIDTFWSTVGGMDTPALLRSLGDRVQFLHIKDGLISGDIATALPSSESALEVPEALAAAFKNQKPAGQGDVDVAAVLAAAPHALRVVEFDDYGKDVFDGIAESLAWLAENDK, from the coding sequence ATGACCTCGTCACCCTCCGTCCAGCTCTACACGGTCAGGGACGCCATCTCGGCCGACCTGCAGGGCGCCGTCGCCCGCGTCGCCGAGATCGGCTTCACCAAGGTCGAGCCCTACGACTTCGTGGCTCGCGCCGACGAGCTCGAGAAGGCCTTCGCCGCCTCGGGCGTCACCGCGCCGTCCGCGCACGCGCCGGTCATCGACTCGACGGAGCCCGAGCGTGCCTTCGCCGCCGCCGCCCAGCTCGGCGTCGGAACCGTGATCGACCCCTTCATCCCGAGCGACCGCTGGCAGACCGCCGACGACGCCCGCGCGATCGCCGACCGCGTCAACGAGCTGCAGGTGCAGGCCGCGGCCGCAGGGCTGGCGTTCGGCTATCACAACCACCAGTGGGAGTTCGCGAACAAGGTCGACGGGCGCCCCGTCTACGAGTTCTTCCTCGAGCGCCTGAACGACGACGTCGTCCTCGAGATCGACACCTTCTGGTCGACCGTCGGCGGCATGGACACCCCTGCCCTGCTGCGCTCGCTGGGCGACCGCGTGCAGTTCCTGCACATCAAGGACGGTCTGATCTCGGGCGACATCGCCACCGCGCTGCCGAGCAGCGAGAGCGCCCTGGAGGTGCCGGAGGCCCTCGCCGCCGCGTTCAAGAACCAGAAGCCGGCCGGCCAGGGCGACGTCGACGTGGCGGCCGTGCTCGCCGCCGCGCCGCACGCGCTGCGCGTGGTCGAGTTCGACGACTACGGCAAGGACGTGTTCGACGGCATCGCCGAGTCGCTCGCGTGGCTCGCGGAGAACGACAAGTGA
- a CDS encoding mannosyltransferase family protein, protein MRQRLSTRLRDAPPVVVVLVLYAVSRLVSSAWLGGLFSLATSQGWAFASHRADPSFASFSGSWDASFYRTIAQQGYPTELPVDDDGHVLPNPWAFLPAFPWLVRGVAAVLGVDLAGNAFFAIGLVVAVIAGGGAAVLLHRVVLETVGPQSALWAAALFCFGPLSFVLQVAYAESLLLLLTFGALLAMIRQRYLLMVPLGVVAAFTRPGVLALALALAVTAIMRLRREGKAFRRRERVSVVVAGLLISAAGLAWPVIADHVTGRSGAYLDTELSWWVGFVGRQHFAPLTPWFVMAGTFLGVAGIVLVGVLLGAVTWAFTRRSTQAMGVEVVSYAASYLLYLVAVFLPQQSLPRLLLPVAPLLGHPAVVAVPRLRWVLLWAGVALQPVAVVLLWFVGYP, encoded by the coding sequence GTGCGCCAGCGACTCAGCACCCGGCTGCGGGACGCCCCTCCCGTGGTCGTCGTGCTCGTGCTCTACGCCGTCTCGCGACTCGTCTCGAGCGCGTGGCTCGGCGGTCTCTTCTCGCTCGCGACCTCGCAGGGCTGGGCGTTCGCGAGCCACCGCGCCGACCCGAGCTTCGCCTCCTTCTCGGGCTCGTGGGACGCCAGCTTCTACCGCACCATCGCGCAGCAGGGCTACCCGACCGAGCTGCCCGTCGACGACGACGGGCACGTGCTGCCGAACCCCTGGGCGTTCCTGCCGGCGTTCCCCTGGCTGGTGCGCGGCGTGGCTGCCGTGCTCGGCGTCGACCTCGCCGGGAACGCGTTCTTCGCGATCGGCCTCGTCGTGGCCGTGATCGCAGGAGGCGGCGCCGCGGTGCTGCTGCACCGTGTCGTCCTCGAGACGGTCGGCCCGCAGAGCGCCCTCTGGGCCGCGGCCCTCTTCTGCTTCGGCCCGCTCTCGTTCGTGCTGCAGGTCGCCTACGCCGAGAGCTTGCTGCTGCTGCTCACCTTCGGGGCGCTGCTCGCGATGATCCGGCAGCGGTACCTGCTGATGGTGCCGCTCGGCGTCGTCGCCGCGTTCACCCGACCGGGCGTGCTCGCCCTCGCGTTGGCGCTCGCCGTGACGGCGATCATGCGGCTGCGTCGCGAGGGGAAGGCGTTCAGGAGGCGCGAACGGGTCTCGGTCGTCGTGGCAGGGCTGCTGATCTCGGCGGCGGGCCTCGCCTGGCCCGTGATCGCTGACCACGTCACCGGGCGGTCGGGCGCGTACCTCGACACCGAGCTCTCGTGGTGGGTCGGCTTCGTCGGCCGCCAGCACTTCGCGCCGCTGACTCCCTGGTTCGTGATGGCCGGCACGTTCCTCGGCGTCGCGGGGATCGTGCTCGTCGGGGTGCTGCTCGGCGCCGTGACCTGGGCGTTCACCCGCCGCTCGACGCAGGCGATGGGCGTCGAGGTCGTCTCGTACGCCGCGAGCTACCTGCTCTACCTCGTCGCCGTGTTCCTGCCGCAGCAGAGCCTGCCGAGGCTGCTGCTGCCCGTCGCGCCGCTGCTCGGCCACCCCGCGGTCGTGGCCGTGCCGCGCCTCCGGTGGGTCCTGCTCTGGGCAGGCGTCGCGCTGCAGCCGGTCGCGGTCGTGCTGCTCTGGTTCGTCGGCTACCCCTGA
- a CDS encoding LCP family protein yields MTDDRDRTASRTERAPRTRAEALAGSRSGSRTGRRAAEASSRGVARHGRLRATGPLGTIGKVVAGALAVVLVSGASVGAIAAYQVRSDLGTGVALPAAKGQSPVVASPPTIDAFPGGFNVLIVGTDNDAAQDEGEFGKRDATLNDVNILLHVSADHSNATAVSIPRDMVVPIPACAREDGSGYYSAMSARPMNEAYSYGGLSCVVSTVSELTGLEIPFAGMISFNGVIEMSNAVGGVPVCAATPIKDRYTGLDIQAGETVLQGEQALQFLRTRHGVGDGSDLGRISSQQVYLSSLLRTVKSADTLTNPTKLYSLARAAASNMTLSEGLTDVNTMVQIGSALRDLPLDQVNFVQYPGTTGGSGVYEGKVQPITSVAERLFDAVRADQPFTLEAGSEGLGAASAAGDAAAGDAAAGDAAAGDAAAGAAAGGASAAPEAPAASVSGTPAPTAPAAGTPTDPAAAPSGPEVISGLTGQSAAEQTCSVGFLQK; encoded by the coding sequence GTGACCGACGACCGCGACCGCACCGCCAGCCGCACCGAGAGGGCCCCCCGCACCCGAGCCGAGGCGCTCGCGGGGAGCCGGTCGGGCAGCCGCACGGGCCGCCGCGCCGCCGAGGCCTCCAGCCGAGGAGTCGCCCGTCACGGCCGCCTCCGCGCCACCGGCCCGCTGGGCACGATCGGCAAGGTCGTCGCCGGTGCGCTCGCCGTCGTCCTCGTGAGCGGGGCCTCCGTGGGGGCCATCGCGGCCTACCAGGTGCGCTCCGACCTCGGCACGGGCGTCGCCCTGCCCGCGGCGAAGGGCCAGTCGCCCGTCGTCGCGTCGCCGCCCACGATCGACGCGTTCCCCGGCGGCTTCAACGTGCTGATCGTCGGCACGGACAACGACGCCGCACAGGACGAGGGCGAGTTCGGCAAGCGCGACGCGACCCTGAACGACGTCAACATCCTGCTGCACGTCTCGGCCGACCACTCGAACGCGACGGCCGTGAGCATCCCCCGCGACATGGTCGTGCCCATCCCCGCCTGCGCCCGCGAGGACGGCAGCGGCTACTACTCGGCGATGTCGGCCCGCCCCATGAACGAGGCCTACTCGTACGGCGGCCTCAGCTGCGTCGTCTCGACGGTCTCCGAGCTCACCGGGCTCGAGATCCCCTTCGCCGGGATGATCTCCTTCAACGGCGTCATCGAGATGTCGAACGCCGTCGGCGGGGTGCCCGTCTGCGCGGCGACCCCCATCAAGGACCGCTACACCGGCCTCGACATCCAGGCCGGCGAGACGGTGCTGCAGGGCGAGCAGGCGCTGCAGTTCCTCCGTACCCGCCACGGCGTCGGCGACGGCTCGGACCTCGGCCGGATCAGCAGCCAGCAGGTCTACCTGTCGTCGCTGCTGCGCACGGTCAAGAGTGCCGACACGCTCACGAACCCGACGAAGCTGTACTCGCTCGCCCGTGCGGCGGCGAGCAACATGACGCTCTCCGAGGGGCTCACCGACGTCAACACCATGGTGCAGATCGGCTCGGCGCTGCGCGACCTCCCCCTCGACCAGGTCAACTTCGTCCAGTACCCCGGCACGACCGGCGGCAGCGGCGTCTACGAGGGCAAGGTCCAGCCGATCACGTCGGTCGCGGAGCGGCTGTTCGACGCCGTCCGGGCCGACCAGCCGTTCACGCTCGAGGCCGGCAGCGAGGGGCTCGGCGCCGCGTCCGCCGCCGGCGACGCTGCTGCTGGCGATGCTGCGGCCGGCGACGCTGCTGCTGGCGACGCTGCGGCCGGTGCTGCTGCGGGAGGCGCGTCGGCGGCTCCCGAGGCGCCCGCCGCCTCCGTGTCCGGTACGCCTGCCCCCACGGCCCCGGCCGCCGGCACCCCGACCGACCCTGCGGCGGCTCCCTCGGGCCCCGAGGTCATCTCCGGCCTGACGGGCCAGTCGGCTGCGGAGCAGACCTGCTCGGTCGGCTTCCTGCAGAAGTAG
- a CDS encoding potassium-transporting ATPase subunit F, with the protein MTVLGIVAVVLAVAALVYLVVALVAPEKF; encoded by the coding sequence GTGACCGTCCTCGGCATCGTCGCGGTCGTCCTCGCCGTCGCCGCCCTCGTCTACCTCGTGGTCGCGCTCGTCGCGCCCGAGAAGTTCTAG
- the kdpA gene encoding potassium-transporting ATPase subunit KdpA — MNDTLAGLLQIATVVLVLVVLHRPLGDHMARTFTSTRDLAAERLLYRVIGVDSSSEQTWRAYLRGVLAFSVVGLLFLYLLQRTQALLPASLGLPAVPPDLAFNTAASFVANTNWQSYSPELTMGYAVQLAGLAVQNFVSAAVGIAVAVALIRGLARARSGTLGNFWVDLTRSVTRILLPLAVVAAFVLLAGGVVQTFAAPETVGTLTGGSAVIPGGPVASQEAIKLLGTNGGGFFNANSAHPFENPSAWTNLFQVVLMLVIPFSLPRTLGRMVGSTREGRAIAAVMTTIAVVSLTAMTWAEVRGAGTAPELAGGALEGKEVRFGVWGSTLFGSTSTLTSTGAVDSMHDSYTALGGMVAMINMMLGEIAPGGVGSGLYGILVLAVITVFIAGLLVGRTPEYLGKAIGPREIKLASLYILVTPTLVLTGTALSFAIPAVRADVEGTSIWNPGLHGFSEVLYAFTSAANNNGSAFAGLTANTPWFNTALGVAMLLGRFVPIVLVLALAGSFAAQGKAPATAGTLPTHRPQFVGLLTGVSVIVTALTYFPVLALGPLAEGLN; from the coding sequence GTGAACGACACCCTCGCGGGCCTCCTCCAGATCGCCACCGTCGTGCTGGTGCTCGTGGTGCTGCACCGGCCGCTCGGCGACCACATGGCGCGCACCTTCACGAGCACCCGCGACCTCGCGGCCGAGCGGTTGCTCTATCGGGTCATCGGCGTCGACAGCTCGTCCGAGCAGACCTGGCGGGCGTACCTCCGCGGCGTCCTCGCCTTCTCGGTCGTCGGCCTGCTCTTCCTCTACCTGCTGCAGCGCACGCAGGCGCTGCTGCCTGCCTCCCTCGGCCTGCCCGCCGTGCCGCCCGACCTCGCGTTCAACACCGCCGCGAGCTTCGTCGCCAACACGAACTGGCAGTCGTACTCGCCCGAGCTGACGATGGGCTACGCCGTCCAGCTCGCCGGGCTCGCCGTGCAGAACTTCGTCTCGGCCGCCGTCGGGATCGCCGTCGCCGTCGCGCTGATCCGCGGCCTCGCCCGCGCCCGCAGCGGCACCCTCGGCAACTTCTGGGTCGACCTGACCCGGTCGGTGACGCGCATCCTGCTGCCGCTCGCGGTCGTCGCGGCCTTCGTGCTGCTCGCCGGCGGCGTCGTGCAGACGTTCGCCGCGCCCGAGACGGTCGGCACGCTGACCGGCGGCTCGGCCGTGATCCCGGGCGGGCCGGTGGCCTCCCAGGAGGCGATCAAGCTGCTGGGCACGAACGGCGGCGGCTTCTTCAACGCCAACAGCGCGCACCCGTTCGAGAACCCGAGCGCCTGGACGAACCTGTTCCAGGTCGTGCTGATGCTCGTCATCCCGTTCTCGCTGCCGCGCACCCTCGGCCGCATGGTCGGCTCGACCCGAGAGGGCCGGGCGATCGCGGCCGTCATGACGACCATCGCGGTCGTCTCGCTCACCGCGATGACCTGGGCAGAGGTCCGCGGCGCGGGCACCGCTCCGGAGCTCGCCGGCGGCGCCCTCGAGGGCAAGGAGGTGCGGTTCGGCGTCTGGGGATCGACCCTGTTCGGCTCGACCTCGACCCTCACCTCGACGGGCGCCGTCGACTCGATGCACGACTCGTACACGGCGCTCGGCGGCATGGTCGCGATGATCAACATGATGCTCGGCGAGATCGCCCCCGGCGGCGTCGGCTCGGGGCTCTACGGGATCCTCGTGCTCGCCGTCATCACCGTGTTCATCGCGGGGCTGCTCGTCGGCCGGACGCCCGAGTACCTCGGCAAGGCGATCGGGCCTCGCGAGATCAAGCTCGCCAGCCTGTACATCCTCGTCACGCCGACGCTCGTGCTGACGGGCACGGCGCTGAGCTTCGCGATCCCCGCGGTGCGCGCCGACGTCGAGGGCACGTCGATCTGGAACCCCGGCCTGCACGGCTTCAGCGAGGTGCTCTACGCCTTCACCTCGGCCGCGAACAACAACGGCTCGGCCTTCGCGGGCCTCACGGCGAACACGCCCTGGTTCAACACGGCCCTCGGCGTCGCGATGCTGCTCGGCCGGTTCGTGCCGATAGTGCTCGTGCTCGCCCTCGCCGGCTCGTTCGCCGCCCAGGGCAAGGCGCCCGCGACCGCGGGCACCCTGCCGACCCACCGCCCGCAGTTCGTGGGCCTCCTCACCGGCGTCTCCGTGATCGTCACGGCGCTGACCTACTTCCCCGTGCTCGCGCTGGGGCCGCTCGCCGAAGGGCTGAACTGA